Genomic DNA from Magnolia sinica isolate HGM2019 chromosome 4, MsV1, whole genome shotgun sequence:
GGGTCAAAACCCCCTTTTTTCGGAAACCCCCTCTTGAGGACAtgcgtccaaacgggccctaaagaaCATCACAGGTCCTTTTAGCCCTCCATTTGTTTTGAAAGCTGGCTAACCTGATGAGAGCAACAAGCTGAtctttgggccagggcatctatGATGGGACTCACCTGACAGAGATAACTACACTTTTTGTCTACATTTGCATGTGCAGTGGCATGTAAGAGGGACTGAATTATACATGCTTGTAAGATCAGCAACTCCCATGCATCTATAAATATTGGAGGGCACAAACAGTAATTACTAATGGCTAATCTTTCCTCAAGCATGATTACGGACCAATTTTCCAATTCCCAGTCAAACAAAAGTCACACCCAACTTTGAGAAATTAAGAAACCGCCACTTCTTTTGGATAAAACTTGTGACTACCCCTGACCCTACACTGTCATGAGACCGGCGAGCCTACAGTGAGACACCGACAACCAAACGCCCTCAACTCCTCACAAGGATTCGTACATGTGATCACAGTGTTTATGGATTATGGAATAGGTAGGTTACCTGAGAAAGGATGTCCAGGTCGATAGCTTCATGAATCTCTTGCTTCCAACTCTTAGGAGCCATCTCGCACAGTTCATCCCTCACCTCCTTCACGAGTAGGACTATTCGACCATAATCAGGTTCATCTTCTTTCAACGACTCTGCAATTCCATCCCAAAAGGCCTTCTCCATTGTCTCTTTAATTTTTGCCTGCAAGGTGGGAAACAAGTATATCAATTGCAgcaatcttttttcttttgttctttatttcttggatgattttcccacagagaagaaaggaaaaacaaGATCAAGATGTTTTCTTATGCCAGGCAAAAATGAAATATCAAATTTACTCACTAACCTGGATAACAGTCTGATCTTCATTGCTGACAACAAAGCTATCAGCAAATGCGCGAGGACCCGCATGGAGAATTTCATTAACAAGCAGTTCATTCTCAGTGACTAAATTCTCACTCGTAGAAGAACTCGGCTGAGCATCTGAAGTTCTGGGAGCAGCTGAAGCGACTTCGGATGAGGATGGGGCATCCTTAAACAAGGAGCGAACTACACGGTGTGAGCTCTGACTGCCTTCAACAGGACTCCTTTGCTCTGAGACTGGAACAGAAGGCCCAGCTGAAGAACTGGGTGTTGAAGATGAAATATGAGCAATTGGTGGCACTGTCGGGCTACCATTCTCctttgcttcaaagtatttggaCCGCGTATCCGAGAGAGCACATTCCATCCGTTCAATGCCAGCACTACCACTCAGATGTTGCACTTTCTCCCGCAGAAGTTTCTGATCTTCAGAAACCTAAGCATCATGAAACATAAGAAACCATCAAAGCATTGATCATATATTGATCAACAAGTAGCCATCAAAACTACACCCATAAAGAGAAAACAACATTTAAGCATCTGAATTACCTAAGaatgtgtttggatgtaccccaCATAGATTGAAAGACAGAAACagcaaaaaataaacataaataaaataaaataaaataataaaaacaaaggcTAGAAATAAAAAAGCCATGGCTCCCTAGGCCATGGCCAAACACAAGAAAGGAATCATCACAAATTAACTGATTCTTTCAGGTGTGGTCCAAACTAAATGGCAGCTAGATAGCAGACCTCGAAAATCATGGCATCATAACATGGAGGAATTTTAAACAGCCAAATGTCAAGATAACGATTAAAGTTATTCATAGAACTATATGAAGGAGCAGATATGGACCTGTTTCTGGATAGCCCTCATATCATGAGTAAGATCGCCGCTGCTGCCTTCAGGAGTAAGCTTGCATGTCTGCATCATAGAAAGCTCGAGTTGGCAAGCAGCTCTAACCAAATCCTCCTCTAGAGACCTTGCATCTTTAACCTTCCACGCCACAAAGCGGTACAGATAAGAACACCATGCTGCATCAAAAGCTGCCAGCTGGGATCTGAAGGTCCGTCGAGTTGGTGATGGGGCAGATTCCTCAATATCCAAACTGTCGGCCATTATATCCGGAGATGATTGCCTTGAGGAGCCTGCACTATTGCTTTGCGAAGGACCATCTAATATAATCTTAACCAATAACTCAAACTCTTGGATGAAATTTGCAGCCGACTCGGCAAGTGCAACCTCACACTCCCCTTGCCCATTGAAAACCGCATCCGGATGGCCCAAAATCATGTAAGCACAGAGTACTACTCTTGTTGGGTACCTCAACAATTTATTTACTTCCAggctttttgtttctttctttgatcctttctttgtcCCTCTAGTCTTAGCAGTGTTATTAGATCCCCCCCTTCTATTTGGAGAAGCTAGACGTTTGAGCAGATGATCGATGTTGTCCAATCTCGACAAACTAGCCTGTGAAAGCATAAAACGGCTCTCCAACCGATCAAGTAAAGATTTCACTGTCTGAAGGGTTGCAGCTGATTCAATGTGGACAGCAAGTTGCTCAAATGGCATCGACCTGACAGATTTGTCGTTGATTTCTAAGGCCTCGTAAGCTTTAGCCAGAGCAAAAGTAGTTCTTCTAGACTTCAGGAACCGCCTCCAGCACCTGAAAATATGGGTGATGTCAAAATTCATTCTCATATTTCAAAATTGAAAAACAGAGGcattgtttggatgcacaattcaGTCAAACATTATTTAAGCTCCAGATATGGTATGATAGTATTGTAATTGAAAATAGATCGTGATTAGATTCTTGGTTCGTATGGCAATCAAGTGTTTTCCAATCAGTTATCAGTCTCTCTCCTAAGAGAACTAGAGAAGGAATGAACCCCAAAACATTACAACCTAACTCAATTGAGTAATACCTCGCTAATTTTCTCGAAAGGAAATCCCCATGCTTGTGCATCTTATTCCAATTAATGCGAGTTGAACTGTAGGGACTTCCTCTATGCCTCAAATACTCTGCCCTCTGTCTCTTTGCCTGTTATTCATCGAATTTTCTTAAGAACAAGTAGAATAGAACAAACCAATACACATGCTTTAATTTCTCGTACCCTTTGAAGCCGATCTTCCAGTTGGTCTTTCATTCTTCGTCTCTCGATCTCTCGTTGATGACAGACAGACTTGGCCACCCGTCGTACCTGCATCACTCTAGCACGAGCACGTGTCTTCTCTGCCTCTAATAATCCCAATCGCTTCTTTTCTGCGGCAGCACGCTTCTGGCACATCGCAGTTTGGACACGTTCTTTGTACTTGTTCTCTCGAAGTCTCCTCTGCAACAGAGATTGGGCTGTCCTTTCCTGAGCTGCAGCTCTTCTCTGTTTATAAGCCTTGAGAAGAAGCATTCGGTTCAACTCCGCCTGTTGTACACGCGATTCGACTTTCGTGCCTAGTTCCTCACGTTCCTTCTCATAACGCATTTCTACCTCAGTTTTTGCCGCTTGCCGCAGCTCATCCAACCTAGCCAAACGCATCTGAGCCTTTGCCAAAATATTCATCCTATCGTTCAAACGGGGCATACAGAATTCAGTAGCCAAGACATCAGAAACTCTGAACCcaaacaaggaaaagaaaaagtcCAGGCGGAGACACTTATTTGTTGCTCTcaaaatataatataaaacaCATCAATTGATGTTACATTAATTTAAGAAATGTCAGCCCAATCTCTGTTTTACATTCATTCACCATTTTCCTGGATTTTAAGAAACACATGTTAAAGTATTCGTTGTTTTATTTATGTTATTCCTAATTCcttagattttatatatataacacatcaatTGCTGTTACATTAATTTAAGAAAGGTCAGCCCAATCTCTGTTTTACATTCATTCACCATTTTCCTGGATTTTAAGAAACACATGTTAAAGTATTCGTTGTTTTATTTATGTTGTTCCTAATTCcttagattttatatatatatatatatatatataactgttcATTACAGGATCCCACAACTGCACCGACATGCAAGAACATGGTACACATGTGCTGACATGGGCCCTCCACTGACCTGGTTAGATGCCGTGGCCTAAAAATCAGTGCCAAGTATTTTCTAGCTGTTTGTTTGTGCCATATCTTatggccacctgatgagtggaccgccCAGATGTTTGGCCAGGGCAGCCATACACtggggacccacctaatggaccGCTTGGATGTTCCAGGCCTCAACCAGATTGACATATGGGGAGCCATGTGCAGGCGCTACGTTTTAAGTGCATGTGGAATTACCAATCATCCCTGTCTGTATTTCATCTATTGAATAGAGGAATGGTTAGCTAGAACCAATTAAGGTTAAATTAAATCCACGAACCAATTTTATAACCATGTGTTATCAAAAAGGGAAAAGGAATGACATTTTGGAAGTATGTTCTGTCTTCAAAGGcaagattgaaaaaaataatctaaagGCCCAAGAAAAGGTTCTGGGGTTTTGCAACTAGATGTAGATTGATTATTCCATTCCCCATCAAACAAACGTATTTTGTTTGCAATTTATTGAACATCGAGGGAATGGGGAGAAAATATCTGATAGTCATAAGGGAAGATTGGAAAAAGAAGTTATGAAGGCCCAAGAAACGGGTTCTAAGGTACAATAGGTGATCATTTCCTCATCAAACACAAGTGTTTTGTTTGTAATTTACATAACATCAATATAGAACATACACATTTGTTTGGAATTTATTGAACATCAAGGGAATGGGGAGAAAATATCTTAGCCATATGGTAAGATTGGCAAAAGTAGTTCTGAAGGCCAAGAAGCGGGTTCTAAGATACAATATGTGATCATTTCCTCATCAAACACAATATGTGATCACTTCCTCATCAAACACTAAGTGTTTTGTTTGTAACTTACAGAACATCAATATAGATTAGTCATGAGGTATGATGATGCCTTCACATTTTTTTTAAGGGTGTGATGCCTTTATGCATCCTCGTTTGAATATTGCCCTGACAAAACTGTACAAGGGGAGCCCTTGCTACGGTAATCCAGACCTTTGACCTGATGATGACATGGATGGGAGATGACCTGGAAAACTTCCAGACAGTAATATCTTGACCAACCAAATCGTCAGCCTTTTTCTTGACTGTTATGAAACATTCTTCTCAACTGTCTATTTGTAGGCTAGTGATTgggggttaggatcttccaaattGGGAGGTTTTTGGGGAATCCACCGTCCAATGTGGGATCCATCTATCAACAATTAGGACCCACCAAATCGCAGGCCCCAATAATACAGATCGGCACATCCAGACCCTGCAATTCCTCTCATGCTAAGAACGCATTAAGGTTTAACTTATTGAGAAGGTAAGAAGTTAAGACTAACTTATTGAGAAGGTAAGAAGGAAAGAGACAAAATGGCAAATAAAAACGAaggccttgaatttctttgatgTTATATTTCCCAACCAGTTTTAGAGCTACAGATTTCCCAACAGAAACTATCAGTCCAAACATGCAGAAACAAGTAGAAAATCAATCTTCAGGTATTATCACAAAAACCCAAAACTGGATTTCTCagattgtaaaaataaaatatcatcaCACAAAGAAGTCTCAACTTTAAGCCGAGAGCAAACTTAAATTGAAGAAATCACATAAAaacccatcaccatataaaaAATACCTTTTCTGCTCAGCTGCATAAAGCTTCGCTTCAAGCCGCTGTGCAAGGTCTTCATCTTGTGATGACCACGATGGACTTCTTGGCTTCGGTCGGGCCTTGTTCGACAACCACTCGTGAAATTGCTGCAAGACAGTGAAATCAGTATATTGAGCAACACTAAAAATTTAGAAGGATAAGATGAATTCAATCAATCAAAATTTAGTACATGCTTACGATCCGCGTTATTTTGGCACCACAACTTGCCCCTATTTGTATGAATGAGCAGACAGACAGATTGATGATTGGCCCTCCCAGAGTGTCAATTAATGGATTTAGGCCATCGCTAACATCCCCATGGGGGGATTAACCATCAATTTTTCAAGTTATCGATAGGATGGTTACAATCATCggattggtgttttttttttaatttattttttaatcgcGCCTTGGCCCTAACAGTAAGAAAGATTGGCAACCAGATTGGTGATTTGAGACGTTGAGAATCCATTTCTCAAGCTATTGGTTGAACGATCCATAACTTCCACCACCTCAGCTTTGCCCCAATGggacaaatgaatggatggtccagatcgatgGTTGCGCATGCTACAGGTAATTTAGAAGCTTCACATGAAGGTCGGGAAGCAGAACAAGAAGAAAAGGGATTCAGATTGAAGAAGAAAACCAGAAAATTAGCAGCAAATTCGAAGCCggtaaaagtaaaaaaagaaaggaaaatcaacAGGATCAAGTTCCTTAAACTGCAGTACTCGTTATTACTCCTCACCAAACAAAAATTACCCAAAATAGGAATTACATCCCACCAACCACTCTAAAAAATTTAAGAGTGAAAGCACAAATCCCataaaaagaaaagcaaaacgGGAAAAGGAAAATCCAGAACtgaaattttatatataaaaaaataataatactaataattaaACCTAAAACCCCATTCTGAAACTCTAAACCGAAAATTTGAAATTCCACGCCCAAAATTTGAAAGTTGAGACTGAAATTTgacgaaaaggagaagaaaagaactCCGAATCATTGATGCCAACTGCATACCTGTCTTCTGAGATCGGCTTCTCTGAGCTTGGCTTCGATTTCTTCGAgagttgaggaagaagaagaggggcTGCTTTCAAGAAGCCGCTGCCGAATTCGCCTAGGGACCTTCGTCGGAGAAGTCGACTCGCACGCCGGAAATTCTAACGCGATTCCGGCCACCTTGCCGGATTCCGACGGGGAATCGAACTCAGCAGCCATGCCGATCGAACGATTCCAAAACCCCAAAAAACCCACTGAATCGATCGATCGCCCgggagatggatggatggatggagacacagagagagagatgaaaatgTCGGAATACAACGGAACGGAACGCTGGTTTGCTACGTCTGCTTTCCTTTGCTTTTTATGTTCTATCTTTCGTTCCTCTTTCTCGCTTGCTTTCTTTTCAGTGCATCGCACGCGCCGAAGGGATGTGTTTCTATTgtaggtttttttctttttttctttttctctctctctcgctctctttttttttttacttaatgaCGACGTTATCCAAcggctctctccctctctcgggAAAGATACGGTAGGGTCGCCTCTATCTATTATAACTACATAGCCCACATTTCCATCGTACGCGTGGCAAGATACACGGTGGATCGGGAACGTACACTTTTTGGGTAAATGGATCTCTATTTTGAAGATTTCACAAATAGGATAATAATAACCATATTTCTCTTGAATTTCATCCATTAATCTCATCCGTTAATATATTGTACTTTGATGGACACCATCCATAAGTGTGGGCTATTTTTTTTTTGAGTAGTATTTTTACCACGAGTTTCCCACTatgtgaacggttcagatccattTTATATCTTTACACTTGTGCACTTAAAGGGTGGATTTACCTGGTGATGACGGACTGGCAGTATCATATATCATTTCCATGGATGTACAACCGAGAaggctactcgcgcgagtaggacTCTGGTCTATTGTAATTACCAGCACGTACGTGTGCAGCACATCTGTAGATGAGTAATTGCTGGAGCAGACACCCGTGGGCTGGTTGATGGGTAAACTGCGTTATTTTCGAGCTAGAGTAGGCGAATGGCCTGAGTCTTAAACACGTGTGCCGGCGTGCTCTCACGAGTGCTCTTAGTAGTGGACGagccataatgtatgtgttttatccactccgtccatccatttttatggatcattttagggcctgagacCACAAATGAGTTTGGATCttaatttcaggtggaccacaccacaggaaacaatggtgattaaacacccaccgttaaaaatttcctagggcacACTGTAATGCATGTTTTCTATccgacctgttgattaggtcaaaaagacttggatgaagggaaaacagaaatatcagcttcatccaaaacttttatagccccaacaagattttaatggtaggagttcaatctccactgtggtccacatgatatcttgatctgcctcttttttggatTAATTCTGTAAAATtagcttataaaatggatggacggcatggataaaagatatacatgatggtggggacAAGAGAGCTTTTCAAGTAGCACGTGTGCGGACGGTGCTGTATGCTACACTACGCGATTCGAATTCCGtaatcctaggttaggttttcctTATCACCATCCACACTAGCTCGTTATGTTTAAGTGGGGGTCGTGTtcattgatctaaaccgttgatggATCTGGCCCCGCATTGGATGGATCATTCCTCAAGAGTCTCGACGATAAGACTATCTTATCCCTTCGATTTGTGGCTGTCAAAAGATGGTTAAGAAACGAAACATAACAGTCACCTGCCGTGGGTCCCTATAAAGAGATGGGTCCCAGTTGTCTATTTCATACTGTGGTGGAAAACGGATTGCCTACCGAGttatagcgtactgagtaaaccgaGTTAGGCCAActgtgaatgtatttggtttatccacgccgtccatctatttttccatctcattttagtggttgaaaccaaaatttaaGCGTagccaaagctcaactggaccacaccagaggaaacagtggaaaatgacttccaccgttaaaaccttgtagggcccacagtgatttttatttgtcatccaacctttttttgagatcacacagacatggatgaagggaaaacacaaattgttGCTTAATCTGAAACATcggtggccccaagaatttttcaaccttagaatttcaattcacactatttcgcGTGGTGAGGTCctcatgagctttggatatacttcatttttgggctcaagccctaaaattatccattaaaatggatgaatggagtggataaattatGTAAATTACGATGGACCCCatgaagtttactcagtatgcaatccgcttccacgtaGGGGTGTGCacgaaccgagctaacttggttggATCGCTGGattcggctcgaaaaagctcgaattgactcgactcgaaccgagtcgagctgatttttagagCTCCAAAACAAGTTCGAGCttacctcagctcgactcgactcggatcgaatccagctcaaacttggctcgactcgacttggtgtAAGGGTATATATatcttttttattaaaaaaaaaaatccactgcTCTAACCTATTTTGCTTGTTTGCATGATCGGCGTCCCCTAAATCCTAACCCATTTCCTTTGCTGCCTGGCACCCCAAATCTTTACTCCTCATCCttttcctccctctctttctctaatctctccctcctctctggCTCACCCTGTCCGGCACGCCCCTAATCTTCTTTTCGAGTTTTGATTTTCTAGAcaatggatggagagagagagacctgctgGAAATGAAGGGGATTTCTTCCAACGAGATTTACAGATAGAAGGAACCAAGCTTAGTTAGAAGATTTCGCCCCTAATCGTCTTTTCGCTTGTCTTGTTCTTCTAATCTTCTCAATGATCTCCGCAGCATCAATTAGAAGATTCTACTCTGAGATGCTCATATAAGCAAGAGGTTTGTACCTTTCTTGTTGTATCAGAAATTGATAGATTTTGAAGGTGCgatctaagtgtttgtgaaaatgcttcaatgatcaactcggcttgatcttaGTTCAAACCCAGCTCGAGCTATTAAatgaaccgagccgagccaagtttgagccgaggtcagccagtggccgagtcaagtcgagcttaggCGAGCTCGACAacgttcgactcgatgtacacgcCTACTTCCACTATGGCGATGTGAATGGCTATTGAAGTAAGCCATTCGCCATGCACACGGTACACACGTGATATATTTGAACCATTCAAATCTTGGTCCCCATTCTGATTGAACATGGCCTGAAAATCACACAGCACagtgatcttaaccatccgattCTGGCTGAATCTAAACTGCTGACCATTTTCACTTTTGACCGTCCATGCGATGACTTCCAATGATTATGACGATCGGTCGCATTTAAGCACTATCATCCATCCATGAACCCCCACGATTTCACAGCTAAGATCTCACACACTTACCATTGCGGTGGGAAACGTGTCCAGAGTtagaaaatctttgatactccggcagactGATGGGTGATGTGCAGGCCCTTATAAATTGCACCTGTCGCATACAAGCAATTCAAACTAGACCGCTCAAATTAGGGTTCTAGTTTAGATGCATCACCGCCAAGAATTATTCTTACTAAATTATCTGCTTATTAAGTATAtttgttggacggttaaaaaaatccaatggtcatattttAATAAACacgtgtccacaaatcagaggttaggatttctCAACTAATCTGATTCTTGGATCGTGAATCCGATACAGTGGCTTCAACGACTTAGTCGGTTTAAATAGAGTGTGTACACACCACATGTTTCAATTCTGAGTGCATGAGTATCAAGCcttatactctgccagagtatatcTAACATGCACCACGTGTTTAATTTCTGACTACCTGAATATCAAGAGGTCCATAGTCGGCCAGAATATATCTCACATACACCACGTGttcaatttctgagtgcatgagtatcaagcttcatactctgccagagtatatcTAACTCTCACATGGAGCCACTGTTAAATCTCTACATCCACTCGATTGATAGATATACCCATCTTTTATACTTGTTATAACCCAATAACACATTCTTATATGGTtgtgtttctaaaattagaaaaatagggtttttttttttgtcaacctTCCCTCTTTTTAAGGAGCGGAAGTGTGTGGGTTTGGCAATTTGCTCGTAAAGTAAACTTTGCAATTTTAAGCTTCCGATAACTTTTTGGAGGGGTTTTCTCACCTTTTGGGGGTTCCTCCACGTCAAGAAATGAGAGAAACTTCATAGCCACCAGAATCCCTCTCTTCCCACACGTGCTTACGTGGCATGCGTGGGAGCCATCATGGCCGTTCATCTAGTTAGCCATACCATAAAACGTATATGATACGAAATTTAGGCCGGATCATCGATTGAAGGGCCACACATGTTCAcaaaaatggacggctaaaaaaTGAGAAACTGTCCTGATTTTATCTCACAGTGGTTGGTCACAAGTGGATTCGTCTAGGCTCAATATTCGCACGTGTGGATAGAGGAGCCATCCAAATTTCCACACGCGCGAGCAGTCATAGCTGttttcttttggaaatatgatggacggtcctggTCAATTTCTTATATGATAAGGagctttatttatttgatttcttagatGATAGTCTTTTATGACGGCGAGACGCGTCGATTCGCCGTCACCGTTACTGATGACGTGGCGGAAAGAGACGACTACAGACACCATCCGCGTAAACTTCGGCGAGGAGAGGACACGTAATCGCGCCAATCGTTCCGGAGAAGTCTCCCGTCACTGGAGGAATCGAGAGATCTTCAGGCGGTTTAAGCGAGGATAGATTCGTGGCGCACAATACAAAACTCGCACGTACGAGAAAGATCCAGGAATTCATCCTTTTTATAGCGTGTGAAAAACGTAGGCCGTTAAAATCAAGGGGGCCACGCGTAATGGAgaaggtgggccttagaaaataaCTGATGTCTCCACCGAAAGCACACGAGTGGAATGTATAATGATTCAGTCTATTGATTTCGGGCATTATGTGATGGGCCAGTCTAATGAATGGACCCGATCTTTATTACGCGTGTGATGTGTGGACGTGTTTGCAAAGCGCTTGCAATCTGTCCTCGCGCGAATATTCTCTGCATTTCTATTTCTTGCGAGGAAGCAAATAGGCGTGTTTCGTAACAGAGGAATTGATGCACGTCACCTTTttagggggagcggattaggtgcggcaccGGCCTCACCCAATACAGTTCGGCccttaaagtggggcccacattgatgtgtatgtttatatccacaccgtccatccgtttttccaaatcatttaatGGCATAATCACAAAAATTATTAAGGTAAAATTCTCAGGTTGActgtaccacaggaaacagtgatgaatgaatggccctaccattaaaatatttctagTGATCAACCtagtgtttatttatcatccaaccagttgataaggtctcataaacctcgatgaagggaaagaaataaatattatcttgatttagcttgatccaaaactttcgtggcccatatctgcttcattttttgagataataccctaaaatgatctgaaaaaatgtatggacggcatggatatatattacatatatcaaggtgggccccatagaaagGTCCGTACAGTCTTGGGTTAGGCCGGGGCGTCACCTAATCCCCTTCCCTTTTGAGAGATTGATCACGTATGTTCCGACGTATGTGAGTTCGCACTGTGTGGGTCCACCATGCAGTTTATAGGCCCGGTCAgttcgggaacggattggctactccccccgccagTAGCCCGGTGGCTTGTGGTCGGTACTCtgcgggccccactatgaagtatgccttttatccgtgccgttcatccatttttatagatcattttagggctcgatccaaaaaatgagagggacataaatctcaagtggaccacaccacaggaaaacaatagtgattgtatatccaccattaaaatcatcctaaggcccactgtactgtttatttgacatccaatctgttgattaggtcatacagacctagatgaagggaaaaacaaaaataagcttgatccaaaacttttatgtccccaaaaagttttcaatggtcaacgttcaatcaacactatttcctgtaatgtggtccgcttgagattgttatatatctcatttttgggctcatatcataaaatgatctataaaaatagatggacggcatggatgaaacacatcatcatggtagggcccacagagcaccaaccactagccattggctggtggctgaGAGAGTATAGCCAACCCGTTCTCGTTCGTTTTCATATGTGATCCCAGATCGAAAAAATCATCCTCGTCCGaaatataggtgggccacaacacgggAAGCAAAGTGGGACAACGTGGACGCCCGTtccgtgtggggcccatccaatctgatcatcagACGCGcccccaccaggatgaagagacAACCCAAAAGAAAGTCTATTACaaactcacgtggaccacaccacgtaaaCGATCATATCGATGAATACACATGCCTTCCTGTAGCGTGGCCTACCTAATTTTTGGATCTGGCTAATTGTTGGATCAGAAGGTAAAAATAAGGCTGGTTGCCCGATGAGCGGCTTGGATTCCACACACATCTCTTGGGGCCGACAAGCTCGACCGTGAAGGAACTGGCACACGTCTcgtgagcctaaaattgaagcatatcctaagctcaagtggtccacatcacTGGAACAGTGGGAGTAATGATTTCACCCTTGAAATTTTAATAGAGagtgcagtgatgtttatttgtcattcaacctgtaaTAAGATCACACCtatataaataaaagtaaaacaataccaacttgatccaaaaattacaTGGCTCTCAATAAAATTTCCATGATAGATGTTCACTtcacacagtttcctatggtatgacccaAGTAACTCAGCATCTTTTTATTGTAAGGAGTAAATTCTGCTGGGTCCACCGATGAATGGACATGGTTTATGTTGGATATTGAATTTTGGAAAATAATAATTGTACACTACAACCTATCTCTTATACCACCATGCTATCATGTGT
This window encodes:
- the LOC131242839 gene encoding uncharacterized protein LOC131242839 isoform X2 produces the protein MAAEFDSPSESGKVAGIALEFPACESTSPTKVPRRIRQRLLESSPSSSSSTLEEIEAKLREADLRRQQFHEWLSNKARPKPRSPSWSSQDEDLAQRLEAKLYAAEQKRMNILAKAQMRLARLDELRQAAKTEVEMRYEKEREELGTKVESRVQQAELNRMLLLKAYKQRRAAAQERTAQSLLQRRLRENKYKERVQTAMCQKRAAAEKKRLGLLEAEKTRARARVMQVRRVAKSVCHQREIERRRMKDQLEDRLQRAKRQRAEYLRHRGSPYSSTRINWNKMHKHGDFLSRKLARCWRRFLKSRRTTFALAKAYEALEINDKSVRSMPFEQLAVHIESAATLQTVKSLLDRLESRFMLSQASLSRLDNIDHLLKRLASPNRRGGSNNTAKTRGTKKGSKKETKSLEVNKLLRYPTRVVLCAYMILGHPDAVFNGQGECEVALAESAANFIQEFELLVKIILDGPSQSNSAGSSRQSSPDIMADSLDIEESAPSPTRRTFRSQLAAFDAAWCSYLYRFVAWKVKDARSLEEDLVRAACQLELSMMQTCKLTPEGSSGDLTHDMRAIQKQVSEDQKLLREKVQHLSGSAGIERMECALSDTRSKYFEAKENGSPTVPPIAHISSSTPSSSAGPSVPVSEQRSPVEGSQSSHRVVRSLFKDAPSSSEVASAAPRTSDAQPSSSTSENLVTENELLVNEILHAGPRAFADSFVVSNEDQTVIQAKIKETMEKAFWDGIAESLKEDEPDYGRIVLLVKEVRDELCEMAPKSWKQEIHEAIDLDILSQELKREISKARIRMMEPFIKGPAGFEYLQKAFADRYGHPSDAASSLPLTVRWLESVHAIVEEEWDEHKDSLSALTMGNAGSSQGLPPASSLRTGGAVPVSGNQVLMVSHSQTSATGDQLPECNGGRVDMLVRLGLLRLVCGVEGMTQEALPETLKLNFSRLRAVQSQLQKIIVISTSMLVLRQILLSENSATSSTNVEAVISDSVKRLSELLDRVTDAGIAEIVETALEPSSSAEDREKASSMERLQARKKVMASMLAKSLQAGDAVFSRVAQVIYLAARGIVFGGSTTNGCKLADTALRRVGSAVLSDRVVEAAEVLVVTAMVSGQVHGPWYSVLVENI
- the LOC131242839 gene encoding uncharacterized protein LOC131242839 isoform X3 is translated as MAAEFDSPSESGKVAGIALEFPACESTSPTKVPRRIRQRLLESSPSSSSSTLEEIEAKLREADLRRQQFHEWLSNKARPKPRSPSWSSQDEDLAQRLEAKLYAAEQKRCWRRFLKSRRTTFALAKAYEALEINDKSVRSMPFEQLAVHIESAATLQTVKSLLDRLESRFMLSQASLSRLDNIDHLLKRLASPNRRGGSNNTAKTRGTKKGSKKETKSLEVNKLLRYPTRVVLCAYMILGHPDAVFNGQGECEVALAESAANFIQEFELLVKIILDGPSQSNSAGSSRQSSPDIMADSLDIEESAPSPTRRTFRSQLAAFDAAWCSYLYRFVAWKVKDARSLEEDLVRAACQLELSMMQTCKLTPEGSSGDLTHDMRAIQKQVSEDQKLLREKVQHLSGSAGIERMECALSDTRSKYFEAKENGSPTVPPIAHISSSTPSSSAGPSVPVSEQRSPVEGSQSSHRVVRSLFKDAPSSSEVASAAPRTSDAQPSSSTSENLVTENELLVNEILHAGPRAFADSFVVSNEDQTVIQAKIKETMEKAFWDGIAESLKEDEPDYGRIVLLVKEVRDELCEMAPKSWKQEIHEAIDLDILSQVLKSGTLDMDYLERILEYSLATLQKLSAPAKEDEMRKAHQNLLSELAEIACAGGKLNSSFVIATIKGLRFVLEQIQELKREISKARIRMMEPFIKGPAGFEYLQKAFADRYGHPSDAASSLPLTVRWLESVHAIVEEEWDEHKDSLSALTMGNAGSSQGLPPASSLRTGGAVPVSGNQVLMVSHSQTSATGDQLPECNGGRVDMLVRLGLLRLVCGVEGMTQEALPETLKLNFSRLRAVQSQLQKIIVISTSMLVLRQILLSENSATSSTNVEAVISDSVKRLSELLDRVTDAGIAEIVETALEPSSSAEDREKASSMERLQARKKVMASMLAKSLQAGDAVFSRVAQVIYLAARGIVFGGSTTNGCKLADTALRRVGSAVLSDRVVEAAEVLVVTAMVSGQVHGPWYSVLVENI